The Periplaneta americana isolate PAMFEO1 chromosome 2, P.americana_PAMFEO1_priV1, whole genome shotgun sequence genome has a window encoding:
- the LOC138694431 gene encoding endocuticle structural glycoprotein SgAbd-1-like, translating into MAGAVTVLVYTCLLLWATLVASDRERSFVSSPRGSGTSLLRLVPPSAERGPPPGSQFVPIPVVPLPSGAMRHPHAHLPPPSLLHTTTRPSVHELFEVTETLPPPPPRRPSTPRPVPFWATTTPSTTASVDLIHSEDFRTADGNYTFEFEAKNSVAQHELGYTRHEDGQDILVKLGYYRFVSPEGLRFRVDYLADEYGYRAYGDHLPK; encoded by the exons ATGGCAGGAGCTGTTACAGTACTT GTCTACACctgcttgctcctgtgggctaCCTTGGTGGCCAGTGACAGAGAGAGGAGCTTCGTGTCATCACCGCGAGGTAGCGGCACCAGCCTGCTACGCCTCGTTCCGCCCTCGGCCGAGAGAGGTCCTCCGCCTGGCTCGCAATTCGTGCCCATCCCCGTGGTGCCCCTGCCGAGCGGAGCCATGCGCCACCCGCACGCCCATCTACCCCCGCCATCGCTCTTGCACACGACGACACGCCCCTCTGTCCACGAACTCTTCGAAGTGACAGAGACGCTCCCGCCTCCACCGCCGCGACGCCCCTCGACGCCCAGACCAGTGCCCTTCTGGGCCACGACGACGCCGTCCACAACCGCTAGCGTGGATCTCATACATTCGGAAGACTTTCGTACCGCCGATGGAAACTACACTTTCGA GTTTGAGGCGAAGAACTCGGTGGCGCAGCATGAGCTGGGGTACACCCGGCACGAGGACGGACAGGACATCCTCGTTAAGCTGGGATACTACCGCTTCGTAAGCCCCGAGGGACTGCGCTTCCGTGTGGACTACCTGGCCGACGAGTACGGATACAGAGCCTATGGAGACCACCTGCCCAAATGA